In the Populus trichocarpa isolate Nisqually-1 chromosome 1, P.trichocarpa_v4.1, whole genome shotgun sequence genome, one interval contains:
- the LOC7465131 gene encoding protein SOSEKI 5, giving the protein MAAVSSRGGRNSEGVQIPRNRETSPERCRAAWSESNKLSRKVPVVYYLSRNGQLEHPHFMEVPLSSNDGGLYLRDVINRLDLLRGKGMAGLYSWSSKRSYKNGFVWHDLADNDFIHPAHGHEYVLKGSELLDHSNKQLLLETKPQETLQSSSNSQDSDFPVTSRRRNQSWGSIDLNEYKVYKAESPSESNRKLAADASTQTDDSRRRRRQAKPVVEGLQEEKKNSQELEVNGEEIIEISPPPSDSSPETLESLMKADGRVILGASGEGSGLNLSQTVGNCGRMKASTVLMQLISCGSISFRDCGATAVKEQGLSLITGHYKGRLPRGGNREGTPREISNRVKLEDKEYFSGSLIETKKVEVHALNLKRSNSYNADRSSQLHLAEKEIEGVRTKCIPRKSKAMATRKESNVNVVVDHNNNNNNNNNNGSQAGSRRLEVQQVEDVAR; this is encoded by the exons ATGGCCGCTGTGAGTTCAAGAGGTGGCAGAAACTCTGAAGGAGTCCAGATTCCGAGGAACAGAGAAACCAGTCCTGAGAGATGCAGAGCAGCATGGAGCGAATCCAATAAGTTGTCCAGAAAAGTCCCTGTAGTTTACTATCTGTCCAGAAATGGTCAGCTTGAGCATCCCCATTTCATGGAGGTCCCTCTCTCTTCTAATGACGGCGGCCTCTACCTTAGAG ATGTAATCAACCGGTTAGACCTCCTTCGAGGCAAAGGCATGGCTGGCCTCTACTCCTGGTCCTCTAAACG GAGCTACAAAAACGGCTTCGTTTGGCACGACTTAGCCGATAACGATTTCATTCACCCAGCTCACGGTCACGAGTACGTTCTCAAAGGATCAGAGCTTCTCGACCATTCGAACAAACAGCTACTCCTCGAAACGAAACCTCAAGAAACTCTCCAATCATCATCCAACAGTCAAGACTCGGATTTTCCAGTTACCTCGAGGCGTAGGAACCAGTCCTGGGGCTCAATCGATCTTAACGAGTACAAAGTTTACAAGGCTGAGTCGCCCTCCGAGTCGAATCGGAAACTCGCTGCTGACGCGTCGACTCAGACTGATGAtagcaggaggaggaggaggcaggCCAAACCTGTAGTCGAAGGATTgcaggaagagaagaaaaatagtcAGGAACTGGAGGTGAACGGAGAAGAGATTATTGAGATTTCACCCCCGCCGTCAGATTCCAGCCCAGAAACTTTGGAGTCTTTGATGAAGGCTGATGGACGGGTGATTTTGGGCGCTAGTGGTGAAGGGAGTGGCTTGAATTTGAGTCAAACGGTGGGGAACTGTGGGAGGATGAAAGCGTCTACGGTTCTGATGCAGTTGATATCGTGCGGTTCGATCTCGTTCAGGGACTGTGGGGCTACGGCAGTGAAGGAGCAAGGATTGTCGTTGATTACTGGACATTATAAGGGGAGATTGCCACGTGGAGGGAACCGCGAGGGAACACCGAGGGAAATTTCGAACAGGGTAAAATTGGAAGATAAGGAGTATTTTAGTGGGAGCTTGATCGAGACAAAGAAGGTGGAGGTGCACGCTTTGAATTTGAAGAGGTCCAATTCCTATAATGCCGATAG GAGCTCGCAGCTGCACTTGGCAGAAAAGGAGATTGAGGGGGTGCGCACCAAATGCATACCAAGGAAGTCAAAAGCAATGGCAACCAGAAAAGAAAGCAACGTTAATGTTGTTGTTgatcacaataataataataataataataataataacggCAGTCAAGCAGGGAGCAGAAGACTCGAGGTCCAACAAGTCGAAGATGTGGCTCGATGA
- the LOC7465130 gene encoding zinc finger protein ZAT12 codes for MKRDREQAEIDLAKCLMLLSKVGQADHEILTNYRSAAAAAAAATAGAGAGAGRSFSCKTCNKNFPSFQALGGHRASHKKPKLKESTGNLLKLPNSPSKPKTHQCSICGLEFPLGQALGGHMRRHRAPHNVDTTSTSSKDHELAAVTQPPFLPAVPVLKRSNSSKRVLCLDLSLALPMYQNDSELQLEKVDRPMLRCFI; via the coding sequence ATGAAGAGAGATAGAGAACAGGCAGAGATAGACTTGGCCAAATGCTTGATGCTACTTTCTAAAGTTGGCCAAGCTGATCACGAGATACTAACTAATTATagatcagcagcagcagcagcagcagcagcaacggCAGGGGCCGGGGCCGGGGCCGGTCGCTCATTTTCATGCAAAACATGCAACAAGAATTTCCCTTCATTTCAAGCATTAGGAGGCCACCGTGCAAGTCACAAGAAACCAAAACTCAAGGAATCAACTGGGAACTTGTTGAAGCTGCCTAATTCGCCTTCAAAGCCAAAAACTCACCAGTGCTCCATTTgcggccttgaatttcctctcGGGCAAGCACTTGGAGGTCACATGAGGAGACATCGGGCGCCTCATAATGTTGATACCACCAGTACTAGTAGTAAAGATCATGAATTGGCAGCTGTGACTCAGCCGCCTTTCTTACCCGCTGTCCCAGTTTTGAAGAGATCCAATAGCAGCAAGAGAGTTCTGTGCTTGGATTTGAGCTTGGCCCTGCCTATGTATCAGAATGACTCGGAGTTGCAGTTAGAGAAGGTCGATCGTCCCATGTTGAGATGTTTTATCTAA